Proteins from a single region of Hymenobacter aquaticus:
- the cysK gene encoding cysteine synthase A, translating into MKANTILDTIGNTPLLRLNRLFAHRPDVEVWVKLERANPGGSIKDRIALSMIEQAEQDGILTPDSLIVEPTSGNTGVGLAMVAAVKGYKLTLVMPESMSIERRRLMTAYGANLELTPREKGMKGAIEKAHELVRDTPGAWMPMQFENPANIKVHAETTAQEILRDAPEGFDFHITGVGTGGHITAVTEVLKPKFPNMKTFAVEPELSPVISGGAPGPHPIQGIGAGFIPANLHTDILDGTIQISQQEAFDMARRAAREEGMFIGVSSGASLAAVAKKLPDMPQGSRVLTFCYDTGERYLSVDGLFV; encoded by the coding sequence ATGAAAGCCAACACCATTCTTGATACCATCGGCAACACTCCCTTGCTGCGCCTGAACCGTTTGTTTGCCCACCGCCCCGACGTGGAAGTGTGGGTGAAGCTGGAGCGTGCCAACCCCGGGGGCAGCATCAAAGACCGGATTGCCCTGTCGATGATTGAGCAGGCCGAGCAGGACGGTATCCTGACCCCCGATAGCCTGATTGTGGAGCCTACCTCCGGCAACACGGGCGTGGGCCTGGCGATGGTAGCCGCCGTGAAAGGCTACAAGCTGACGCTGGTGATGCCCGAGTCGATGTCGATTGAGCGCCGCCGCCTGATGACGGCCTACGGGGCCAATCTGGAGCTGACGCCCCGGGAAAAAGGCATGAAAGGTGCCATCGAAAAAGCCCACGAGCTGGTGCGCGACACGCCCGGCGCCTGGATGCCCATGCAGTTCGAGAATCCGGCCAACATCAAGGTGCACGCCGAAACCACGGCTCAGGAAATTCTGCGCGACGCGCCCGAAGGCTTCGACTTCCACATTACCGGCGTGGGCACCGGCGGCCACATCACAGCCGTCACGGAAGTGCTCAAGCCCAAATTCCCGAACATGAAGACGTTTGCCGTGGAGCCCGAGCTGTCGCCGGTTATCAGCGGCGGCGCCCCCGGCCCACACCCGATTCAGGGCATTGGCGCGGGCTTTATTCCGGCCAACCTGCACACCGATATTCTGGACGGCACCATCCAGATCAGCCAGCAGGAAGCCTTCGACATGGCCCGGCGCGCGGCCCGGGAGGAAGGCATGTTCATCGGCGTATCGTCGGGGGCTTCCCTGGCCGCCGTGGCCAAGAAACTGCCCGACATGCCCCAGGGCAGCCGCGTGCTGACCTTCTGCTACGATACCGGCGAGCGGTACCTGTCGGTCGACGGCCTGTTCGTTTAA
- a CDS encoding cupin domain-containing protein: MADTTITKVDSAYSPKGHDGEKYLASGIHVAMRLWENEQPGEAKPAATRPYETVGYVISGRAELHLEGQMVVLETGNSWVVPKGASHTYKILEAFTAVEATSPPAQVHGREEA, from the coding sequence ATGGCTGATACCACCATCACCAAAGTCGACTCGGCATATTCTCCCAAAGGCCACGACGGCGAAAAATACCTGGCCTCGGGTATCCACGTGGCCATGCGCCTCTGGGAAAACGAACAGCCCGGCGAGGCCAAGCCCGCCGCGACGCGGCCCTACGAAACCGTTGGCTACGTTATCAGCGGCCGGGCCGAGCTGCACCTGGAAGGCCAGATGGTCGTGCTGGAAACCGGCAACTCCTGGGTAGTGCCCAAAGGCGCCTCGCACACCTACAAGATTCTGGAGGCCTTTACGGCCGTAGAAGCTACCAGTCCGCCGGCCCAGGTACACGGCCGGGAAGAGGCGTAA
- a CDS encoding DUF4397 domain-containing protein, translating to MRIFSSSYLPKLALVGSLAAALVSCEDPELPEAKPVSASTVGQSKVLVVNAAPGSTGIAATAENISLGAPLAYLGSASTTFNAGQRLFVFNEPTNIAANPANYPKVGNPPVDAPPVNTTARTVTSRTSFLGGTNYTVFLTDQPTRPFVFPVTNTSDLGGIRTLIVTDNLAAPAAGKAKVRFFNLSPSLTTAVGVYNTTAPAAFLFSARSYRAVSTGSGSTLVNFNTFTEVNAGAYTLDVRATATAAPVVAAKVYTFEAGKIYTLYASGLTGSSTTPLALSVVTHN from the coding sequence ATGAGAATTTTCTCTTCTTCATATTTGCCGAAGCTGGCGCTGGTAGGTTCTTTGGCCGCCGCGCTGGTTAGCTGCGAAGACCCCGAGTTGCCGGAAGCCAAGCCGGTGAGCGCCTCGACGGTAGGCCAGTCCAAAGTACTGGTGGTTAATGCCGCCCCCGGTTCTACCGGCATTGCTGCCACGGCTGAGAACATTAGCCTGGGTGCTCCCCTGGCGTACCTGGGCTCGGCTTCCACTACTTTCAATGCGGGTCAGCGCCTGTTCGTTTTCAACGAGCCCACCAACATTGCAGCGAATCCCGCTAACTATCCTAAGGTTGGGAATCCGCCCGTAGATGCTCCACCCGTAAATACCACGGCCCGGACCGTAACTTCACGCACGTCCTTCCTGGGGGGTACCAACTACACGGTATTCCTGACGGATCAGCCGACCCGGCCTTTCGTATTCCCCGTAACGAATACCTCCGACTTAGGCGGTATTCGTACGCTGATCGTGACGGATAACCTGGCGGCTCCGGCGGCTGGCAAAGCCAAGGTTCGCTTCTTCAACCTGTCGCCCTCGCTGACTACTGCCGTTGGCGTATACAACACGACTGCTCCAGCGGCATTTCTGTTCTCGGCTCGTAGCTACCGGGCGGTATCTACAGGTTCGGGTTCGACGCTGGTCAACTTCAACACTTTCACCGAGGTAAACGCGGGTGCTTACACCCTGGACGTACGGGCTACCGCCACGGCAGCACCAGTAGTAGCCGCCAAGGTGTACACGTTCGAAGCCGGCAAGATCTACACGCTGTATGCCAGCGGCCTGACGGGCAGCAGCACCACGCCACTGGCTTTGTCGGTTGTAACCCACAACTAA
- a CDS encoding TonB-dependent receptor has product MTGIITDKAGAGLPGATVIAVHTPTNTQYVAPTNSEGRFNIQNMRVGGPYSVRVTFIGYKDADRTGIFLTLGQNLRLDINLSEATTELAGVTVSGKQDPTLNSQRSGAATNVQREQIERLPTLSRSFQDFTRLTPQANGNSLAGRNGRFNNIQIDGASNNDLFGLGGTGAPGGQAGTNPISLDAIQEFQVVLSPYDVRQGRFSGGAINAVTRSGTNDFSGSVFAFGRNQNTAGKSVTPDASGNRTKLAEFYDYQTGFRLGGPIIKDKLFFFVNGEITRRSAPLLFRAAGTQGETGSDVSAFVTVDQLKQISDQLARFGYNAGEYGAINAETNSNKAFARLDWNISQNHQLTLRHNFVDASDDNISRGATSFRFGNNGYKFLSQTNSTVMELKSRFGSRYANNLLVGYSRIRDSRKINGDLFPSITINMTGGSVSAGSDFSSTQNKLSQDVLEITDNFNVFAGKHVLTFGTNNEIFRFDNLFVQRTEGSYTYPSLQAFFDNPATSTTPFLPNFPNGYGTGFRYQQNFALPGGKPTSKFGAAQFGAYVQDEYNVTDNFRVTTGVRFDLPVYFDKPSYNYKVDSTFATANAQTDAYDVRTNRLPKSRLQISPRLGFNWDVRKDQTFQLRGGVGIFTGRPAYVWIANQYGGTGVDFANYDSNAPGAVIPTGGFALTNNYNNLVNAIKNQPARAARGSVAVTSKDFKNPQLLRTNFAVDYRLPLGIVGTLEGIYSKTLNDVLPQDINLVNPTGVLQGDGRPVYPSARYRNSRDFNSVFLLTNTSKGYQYSLTAELKKQVTTDFFASTAYTYGQSRDVYSGSSSTAQSTWEFNPHVASPNSLPLSYSNFDLRHRVIASLSYRKAYAEHFATTISAFYGGQSGSPFSYTYYGNDLNGDGGSFTSNSNDLVYIPRNQSEIVLVTDGVNDRRTIDQQWNELNAFIEGDDYLREHRGEYAVRNGARTPWQHRIDVRLLQDIFTKIGEKNHTIQLSVDVLNVGNLLSKDWGRDYSVNNQNFGLLRYQGLENGTAGGRPTFSFGSGTTASPTLGYQINQLASRWQAQFGVRYLF; this is encoded by the coding sequence ATGACCGGTATTATTACCGACAAGGCCGGTGCAGGGTTGCCTGGAGCTACGGTCATTGCGGTACACACGCCGACCAACACCCAGTACGTTGCTCCAACCAACTCGGAGGGACGTTTCAACATCCAGAACATGCGCGTAGGCGGCCCCTACTCCGTGCGGGTTACGTTCATTGGCTACAAGGATGCGGACCGGACGGGCATTTTCCTGACCCTGGGCCAGAACCTGCGCCTCGACATCAACCTGAGCGAAGCCACCACGGAGCTGGCTGGCGTTACGGTTTCGGGTAAGCAGGACCCCACGCTGAACTCGCAGCGCAGCGGCGCCGCTACCAACGTACAGCGCGAGCAGATCGAGCGTCTGCCCACCCTGTCGCGTAGCTTCCAGGACTTTACCCGCCTGACTCCCCAGGCCAACGGTAACTCCCTGGCCGGCCGGAACGGCCGCTTCAACAACATCCAGATTGACGGCGCCTCGAACAACGACTTGTTTGGTCTGGGCGGCACCGGTGCTCCTGGTGGTCAGGCGGGCACCAACCCCATTTCGCTGGACGCCATCCAGGAATTCCAGGTGGTACTGTCGCCCTACGACGTTCGCCAGGGCCGCTTCAGCGGTGGCGCTATCAACGCCGTAACGCGTTCCGGTACCAACGACTTCTCGGGTTCGGTATTCGCTTTCGGCCGTAACCAAAACACAGCTGGTAAGAGCGTAACGCCCGATGCCTCGGGCAACCGCACCAAGCTGGCTGAGTTCTACGACTACCAGACCGGTTTCCGTCTGGGTGGTCCGATCATTAAGGACAAGCTGTTCTTCTTCGTAAACGGTGAAATCACCCGCCGCAGCGCCCCGCTGTTGTTCCGCGCCGCCGGTACGCAGGGTGAAACCGGTTCCGACGTATCCGCCTTCGTGACCGTTGATCAGCTAAAGCAGATTTCTGACCAGCTGGCCCGGTTCGGCTACAACGCCGGTGAGTATGGCGCTATCAACGCCGAAACCAACAGCAACAAGGCTTTTGCCCGTCTGGACTGGAACATCAGCCAGAACCACCAGCTGACGTTGCGTCACAACTTTGTTGACGCTTCTGATGACAACATCTCACGTGGCGCTACGTCGTTCCGCTTCGGCAACAACGGCTACAAGTTCCTGAGCCAGACCAACTCGACGGTAATGGAACTGAAGAGCCGCTTTGGTAGCCGCTACGCCAACAACTTGCTGGTCGGCTACTCGCGCATCCGTGACAGCCGCAAGATTAACGGTGACCTGTTTCCTTCCATCACCATCAACATGACCGGTGGTTCGGTATCGGCTGGTTCCGACTTCAGCTCGACCCAGAACAAACTGAGCCAGGACGTACTCGAAATCACGGATAACTTCAACGTATTCGCGGGTAAGCACGTGCTGACCTTCGGTACGAACAACGAAATCTTCCGGTTCGACAACCTCTTTGTTCAGCGCACCGAAGGTAGCTACACCTATCCTTCGCTGCAGGCCTTCTTTGATAACCCAGCTACCAGCACGACGCCCTTCCTGCCCAACTTCCCGAACGGCTACGGCACTGGCTTCCGCTACCAGCAAAACTTCGCGCTGCCCGGCGGTAAGCCCACTTCGAAGTTTGGCGCGGCGCAGTTCGGCGCTTACGTGCAGGACGAATACAACGTGACGGACAACTTCCGGGTAACTACCGGTGTGCGTTTCGATCTGCCCGTGTATTTCGACAAGCCTTCGTACAACTACAAGGTTGACTCGACCTTCGCCACGGCCAACGCCCAGACCGACGCCTACGACGTGCGGACCAACCGTCTGCCCAAGAGCCGCCTCCAGATTTCGCCCCGCCTCGGCTTCAACTGGGACGTGCGTAAAGACCAGACCTTCCAGCTGCGTGGTGGTGTAGGTATCTTCACCGGCCGTCCGGCTTACGTGTGGATTGCCAACCAGTACGGCGGTACCGGTGTTGACTTCGCCAACTACGACAGCAACGCTCCTGGTGCGGTTATTCCAACCGGTGGCTTCGCTCTGACCAACAACTACAATAACCTGGTCAACGCTATCAAAAACCAGCCCGCCCGGGCTGCCAGAGGTAGCGTGGCCGTGACGTCGAAAGACTTCAAGAACCCCCAACTGCTGCGTACCAACTTCGCCGTCGACTACCGTCTGCCCCTGGGCATCGTGGGTACCCTGGAAGGTATCTACTCCAAGACGCTGAACGACGTGCTGCCCCAGGACATCAACCTGGTGAACCCCACGGGTGTACTGCAGGGTGATGGCCGTCCGGTTTATCCTTCTGCCCGCTACCGCAACAGCCGCGACTTCAACAGCGTGTTCCTGCTGACCAACACCAGCAAAGGCTACCAGTACAGCCTGACGGCCGAATTGAAGAAGCAGGTAACCACCGACTTCTTCGCTTCTACCGCCTACACCTACGGTCAGTCGCGTGACGTGTACTCGGGCTCGAGCTCCACGGCGCAGTCGACCTGGGAATTCAACCCCCACGTAGCCAGCCCCAACAGCCTGCCCCTGTCCTACTCGAACTTCGATCTGCGTCACCGCGTTATTGCCTCGCTGTCGTACCGCAAGGCGTACGCTGAGCACTTCGCTACCACGATTTCGGCCTTCTACGGTGGTCAGTCGGGCTCGCCCTTCTCCTACACCTACTATGGCAACGACCTGAACGGCGACGGTGGCAGCTTTACCAGCAACTCGAACGACCTGGTCTACATTCCCCGCAACCAGAGCGAAATCGTACTGGTAACGGATGGTGTGAACGACCGTCGGACCATCGACCAGCAGTGGAACGAACTGAATGCCTTCATCGAGGGCGACGACTACCTGCGCGAGCACCGTGGCGAATATGCGGTGCGCAATGGTGCCCGTACTCCCTGGCAGCACCGCATCGACGTTCGCCTGTTGCAGGATATCTTCACCAAGATTGGCGAAAAGAACCATACGATTCAGTTGTCGGTTGACGTGCTGAACGTCGGCAACCTGCTCAGCAAAGACTGGGGCCGCGACTACTCGGTAAACAACCAGAACTTCGGTCTGCTGCGTTACCAGGGTCTGGAAAACGGTACGGCCGGTGGTCGTCCTACCTTCAGCTTCGGCAGCGGCACCACCGCTTCGCCCACGCTGGGTTACCAGATCAACCAGCTGGCCTCGCGCTGGCAGGCACAGTTTGGTGTTCGTTACCTGTTTTAA
- a CDS encoding serine O-acetyltransferase: protein MHAAFIQSLALAHRQATAPLPAEAFCALADQLLQVLFPERTARPLNSTDALEAVLYHWQTELAELLRAVLSPQEADQIAATCMAGLPQLRDKLLHDAAAIVAADPAAQGTVEVISTYPGFYAIALHRFAHGLYQLRVPRVPRLLSEYAHARTGIDIHPGARIGPSFCIDHGTGIVIGETAVIGAYVKIFQGVTLGALSVAKHMANLKRHPTIEDHTVIYAGATILGGSTVVGSHSIIGGNVWLTESVPSHSRVYHRAQIHVTRSEDPTADITFSI from the coding sequence ATGCACGCTGCTTTTATTCAGTCTTTGGCGCTGGCTCACCGCCAGGCCACCGCACCCCTGCCCGCCGAAGCCTTCTGCGCCCTGGCCGACCAGCTGCTGCAGGTGCTGTTTCCGGAGCGCACGGCCCGTCCGCTCAACAGTACCGATGCCCTGGAGGCCGTGCTCTACCATTGGCAAACCGAGCTGGCCGAGCTGCTGCGGGCCGTGCTGAGCCCCCAGGAGGCCGACCAGATTGCCGCCACCTGCATGGCCGGCCTGCCCCAGCTGCGCGACAAGCTTCTGCACGATGCCGCTGCCATCGTGGCCGCCGACCCGGCCGCTCAAGGGACGGTAGAGGTCATCAGCACCTATCCGGGGTTCTACGCCATTGCTCTGCACCGCTTCGCGCACGGCCTCTACCAGCTGCGGGTGCCGCGCGTGCCCCGGCTCCTGAGCGAGTACGCCCACGCCCGCACCGGCATCGACATTCACCCCGGCGCCCGTATCGGCCCCTCGTTCTGCATCGACCACGGCACGGGCATCGTTATCGGCGAAACGGCGGTCATCGGGGCGTACGTCAAGATTTTTCAGGGCGTCACGCTTGGGGCCCTCAGCGTGGCCAAGCACATGGCCAACCTCAAGCGCCACCCCACCATCGAAGACCATACGGTTATCTACGCCGGCGCTACTATTTTGGGCGGCAGCACCGTGGTCGGCAGCCACAGCATCATCGGGGGCAACGTGTGGCTCACGGAGAGCGTACCGTCGCACTCGCGCGTGTACCACCGGGCCCAGATCCACGTGACCCGCTCGGAAGACCCTACGGCCGACATTACCTTCTCCATCTAA
- a CDS encoding FAD-binding oxidoreductase, producing the protein MNFQPLTSDLIAAFEQIVGEAYVLTAQRVEADVYADYGRDHTEDLHFAPDVVLRPANVEEISKIVRLCHEHHVPVTARGAGTGLSGGALPVHHGVVLSTERLNRIIEIDERNLQATVEPGVVNEAFQNAVKEVGLFYPPDPASKGSCSLGGNLAHSSGGPKAVKYGTTRDYVLNLEVVLPTGDVIWTAANTLKNSTGYNLTQLMVGSEGTLGIITKVVFRLLPYPQHNILMLVPFRREEQAAEAVSAVFRAGVIPSGMEFMEREAIAWSSDYLKIPLTLPEDIRAHLLIELDGQDMDQLYKEAEQVYGVLERYDVGEILLADNATQKDELWKIRRNIGNSVRYNSVYKEEDTVVPRAELPTLLRGVKEIGQRYGFKSVCYGHAGDGNLHVNIIRGELTDEQWNVGLRQPITEIFELCVRLGGTISGEHGIGLVQKGYIGIALKETNLELMRGIKKVFDPHGILNPGKIF; encoded by the coding sequence ATGAATTTCCAACCGCTGACTTCCGACCTGATAGCCGCCTTCGAACAAATCGTGGGCGAAGCGTATGTGCTTACTGCCCAACGCGTAGAAGCCGACGTGTACGCCGATTATGGCCGCGACCATACCGAGGATTTGCACTTTGCTCCCGACGTTGTACTTCGCCCGGCCAACGTAGAGGAGATCAGCAAAATTGTCCGGCTGTGCCACGAGCACCACGTGCCCGTCACGGCCCGGGGCGCCGGAACCGGCCTGAGCGGCGGGGCGCTGCCGGTGCACCACGGCGTAGTGCTCAGCACCGAGCGGCTCAACCGCATCATCGAAATCGATGAGCGCAACCTGCAGGCTACCGTGGAGCCGGGCGTGGTGAACGAGGCGTTTCAGAACGCCGTGAAGGAAGTAGGCCTGTTTTACCCGCCCGACCCGGCCAGCAAGGGTAGCTGCTCGCTGGGCGGCAACCTGGCCCACAGCAGCGGCGGCCCAAAAGCCGTGAAATACGGCACCACCCGCGACTACGTCCTGAACCTGGAAGTGGTGCTGCCCACCGGCGACGTTATCTGGACGGCGGCCAACACGCTGAAAAACTCGACCGGCTACAACCTCACCCAATTGATGGTGGGTTCGGAAGGCACGCTGGGCATTATTACCAAAGTGGTGTTTCGCCTGCTGCCCTACCCGCAGCATAATATTCTGATGCTAGTGCCTTTCCGCCGGGAAGAACAGGCCGCCGAGGCCGTGTCGGCCGTATTCCGGGCCGGCGTGATTCCCTCCGGCATGGAGTTTATGGAGCGCGAGGCCATTGCCTGGTCGTCCGACTACCTGAAAATACCGCTGACGCTGCCCGAAGACATCCGCGCCCACCTGCTCATTGAGCTGGATGGGCAGGACATGGACCAGCTCTACAAAGAGGCTGAGCAGGTGTACGGCGTGCTGGAACGCTACGATGTGGGCGAAATCCTGCTGGCCGACAACGCCACGCAGAAGGATGAGCTCTGGAAGATCCGGCGCAACATCGGCAATTCCGTGCGCTACAACTCCGTGTATAAGGAGGAAGACACCGTGGTACCCCGCGCCGAGCTGCCCACGCTGCTGCGCGGCGTGAAGGAAATCGGGCAGCGCTACGGCTTCAAGAGCGTGTGCTACGGCCACGCCGGCGACGGGAACCTGCACGTGAACATCATCCGCGGCGAACTGACCGACGAGCAATGGAACGTGGGCCTGCGCCAGCCGATTACCGAAATCTTCGAGTTGTGCGTCAGGCTGGGCGGCACCATCAGCGGGGAGCACGGCATTGGGCTGGTCCAAAAAGGCTACATCGGCATTGCCCTGAAGGAAACCAACCTGGAGCTGATGCGCGGCATCAAAAAAGTATTCGACCCGCACGGCATCCTCAACCCCGGCAAGATTTTTTAG
- a CDS encoding C40 family peptidase — MLTGCGSSRQLNQRNGRYYSARDMARMKAEERRRRGGRPVAKAKSKTATPAGKSKTVVKHRSSPATVSRDLASVIEAARSYEGTPYKYGGTTRLGMDCSGLLCAAFAAIDVQIPRSSNEQAVWGTPVKPQDLRAGDLVFFGASPGSATITHVGLVTEASPESVQFIHSSSSLGVVENSLESDYYLSRFIKAVRPVL, encoded by the coding sequence TTGTTGACTGGCTGCGGCAGCTCGCGCCAGCTCAACCAGCGTAACGGCCGGTATTATTCGGCGCGCGACATGGCCCGCATGAAAGCGGAGGAACGGCGCCGCCGGGGGGGCCGGCCCGTGGCGAAGGCCAAATCTAAAACGGCGACGCCAGCGGGCAAGTCCAAGACGGTGGTAAAGCACCGCAGCAGCCCGGCTACCGTTTCCCGGGACCTGGCCTCGGTTATCGAGGCGGCCCGCTCCTACGAAGGCACCCCATACAAATACGGAGGCACTACCCGCCTGGGCATGGATTGTTCGGGGCTGCTGTGCGCAGCTTTCGCGGCCATCGACGTGCAGATTCCGCGGTCTTCCAACGAGCAGGCCGTGTGGGGCACGCCGGTAAAGCCCCAGGATCTGCGGGCCGGTGATTTGGTATTTTTCGGAGCTTCGCCTGGCAGCGCTACTATTACGCACGTGGGATTAGTGACGGAAGCCAGCCCGGAAAGCGTACAGTTCATTCACTCTTCCAGCTCGTTAGGTGTCGTGGAGAATAGCTTGGAAAGTGATTATTATCTTAGTCGCTTTATCAAAGCGGTGAGACCAGTATTGTGA
- a CDS encoding acyl-CoA-binding protein, giving the protein MDLQQQMDLQQQFEAAVSRVDTLPGDKAAAHMTELYGLYKQATEGDHDTKGEVVGDDSPDNPSGNAGLSQAQWDSWSKFKGVSEDDAKRQYVEKVNALAGPVGEQTNIITGNGQAATASLVGGADANSSPSVEADDNTTTSRQADTGPGVSQGGLRGDITAGAPYGGEDKLKGEQS; this is encoded by the coding sequence ATGGACCTTCAGCAGCAAATGGATTTACAACAGCAGTTTGAAGCCGCTGTATCGCGCGTTGACACCCTGCCCGGCGACAAAGCCGCCGCCCACATGACCGAACTCTACGGCTTGTATAAGCAGGCCACCGAAGGCGACCATGACACGAAAGGCGAAGTCGTGGGCGACGACTCGCCCGACAACCCCAGCGGCAACGCGGGCCTGTCGCAGGCCCAGTGGGACTCCTGGAGCAAGTTCAAGGGCGTGAGCGAGGACGACGCCAAGCGCCAATACGTAGAGAAAGTAAATGCGTTGGCCGGGCCCGTGGGCGAGCAGACGAACATCATCACCGGCAACGGGCAGGCGGCCACGGCCTCCTTGGTAGGCGGCGCCGATGCCAACTCCAGCCCCAGCGTTGAGGCTGATGACAACACCACCACCTCCCGCCAGGCCGATACCGGCCCGGGCGTTTCGCAGGGCGGCCTGCGCGGCGACATTACCGCCGGGGCACCCTACGGGGGCGAAGACAAGCTGAAAGGCGAACAGTCGTAG